The Candidatus Phaeomarinobacter ectocarpi genome includes a region encoding these proteins:
- the efp gene encoding elongation factor P: protein MKINGNEIRPGNVIEHKGGLWAAVKVQSVKPGKGGAYAQVELKNLIDNTKLNERFRSSESVEKVRVDTKDFQFLFENDGMLTFMDNENYEQIELARDFIGERAAFLQEGMAVTLELWEEKPIGINLPEQVTLEITETEPTIKGQTAASSYKPAVLENGVRTMVPPFVTVGEKVVIDTTEVTYIKRAD from the coding sequence ATGAAGATCAACGGCAACGAAATCCGCCCCGGCAACGTCATTGAACACAAGGGCGGCCTGTGGGCTGCTGTGAAGGTCCAAAGTGTGAAGCCGGGCAAAGGTGGTGCCTACGCCCAAGTGGAACTGAAAAACCTGATCGACAATACAAAACTGAATGAGCGCTTCCGTTCGTCGGAGTCTGTCGAGAAGGTCCGCGTGGACACAAAGGATTTTCAGTTCCTGTTTGAAAATGACGGCATGCTGACCTTCATGGACAACGAAAACTACGAGCAGATTGAACTTGCCCGTGACTTCATCGGCGAACGCGCCGCCTTCCTGCAGGAAGGCATGGCTGTGACGCTGGAACTCTGGGAAGAAAAGCCGATCGGCATCAACCTGCCCGAGCAAGTGACGCTCGAGATCACCGAGACCGAGCCAACCATCAAGGGCCAGACCGCCGCGTCCTCCTACAAGCCGGCTGTCCTTGAAAATGGCGTGCGCACCATGGTGCCGCCCTTCGTGACCGTCGGTGAAAAAGTCGTCATCGACACGACGGAAGTTACCTACATCAAACGCGCCGACTAG
- a CDS encoding inositol monophosphatase family protein, which yields MALNSPVINVMVGAARKAARKLARDFGEVENLQVSRKGPGDFVSAADLRAEKIIFEELSKARPGYGFLMEESGVVEGPDKTHTWIIDPLDGTTNFLHGMPHFAISIALQRDGQIVDGVIYNPVTDDLFVAEKGQGAYLNDRRLRVAARTKLEDAVFGTGIFFSDAEWLETFSKELNTIVPKVAGIRRFGAASLDLAWVAAGRFDGYWEHGLQPWDVAAGILMVREAGGFLTDINGGDKLLERNGIIAANADLLPLLQDILKKARRSE from the coding sequence ATGGCCCTCAATAGCCCAGTCATCAATGTCATGGTTGGCGCTGCCCGCAAGGCAGCCCGCAAACTCGCACGCGATTTCGGCGAGGTGGAAAACCTTCAGGTCTCTCGTAAGGGCCCCGGCGACTTTGTCAGCGCTGCAGATCTGCGCGCCGAAAAAATAATCTTCGAAGAACTCTCCAAGGCACGCCCGGGCTATGGCTTCCTGATGGAGGAATCCGGAGTGGTTGAAGGTCCCGACAAGACCCATACCTGGATCATTGACCCTCTTGATGGCACGACCAACTTCCTTCACGGCATGCCTCACTTTGCCATTTCGATTGCGCTTCAGCGCGACGGGCAGATCGTTGACGGCGTCATCTACAATCCCGTGACCGATGATCTGTTCGTGGCTGAAAAAGGTCAGGGCGCCTATCTCAACGACCGCCGCCTGCGCGTTGCTGCGCGGACCAAGCTTGAAGACGCGGTCTTTGGAACCGGCATTTTCTTCTCTGACGCAGAATGGCTTGAGACATTCAGCAAGGAACTCAACACCATCGTTCCCAAGGTGGCAGGCATTCGCCGCTTCGGCGCCGCCTCGCTTGACCTTGCCTGGGTCGCCGCCGGCCGCTTCGACGGGTACTGGGAACATGGCCTGCAACCATGGGACGTGGCGGCGGGCATTTTGATGGTCCGCGAAGCAGGCGGTTTCCTGACGGATATCAATGGTGGGGACAAGCTGCTTGAGCGCAATGGCATCATTGCGGCCAATGCGGACCTGCTGCCCCTGCTGCAGGATATCCTCAAAAAAGCGCGCCGGAGTGAGTAA
- a CDS encoding OmpA family protein, translating into MTYFSPSLSKFSPVLSIAAVLAATLVIQPALAQQNTDVSVNLEALGLNPTLDAGSEPRLILKYPGSSTATRQVPQLRYPSVPAPTARPKPPAPTTTVKAASAEAPAPNAPTPAAKAAATPPAEPEVRATATAAATPTPQPVDATAPKSITPAAEPAPATAPAVAEPQVAALSPPAPVVVLPDPDPAILRVLFDENTAAIIGSARSDLDAIGESLRYDPRRIELKAYGGEPGDKASEARRISLKRGLAVRAYLIGLGIDSRRIDVRALGGVTDSGSADRVDVAYSGT; encoded by the coding sequence ATGACCTATTTCAGCCCCTCTCTTTCAAAGTTCAGCCCCGTTCTGTCCATTGCGGCGGTTCTGGCAGCCACACTGGTCATTCAGCCAGCGCTGGCCCAGCAAAACACCGACGTAAGCGTCAATCTGGAAGCGTTGGGGCTCAATCCAACTCTGGACGCTGGCAGCGAACCGCGCCTGATCTTGAAATATCCCGGATCGTCCACGGCCACACGCCAGGTCCCCCAGCTGCGCTACCCCAGCGTGCCTGCGCCCACGGCGCGGCCAAAGCCGCCCGCACCGACAACAACGGTAAAAGCCGCATCCGCTGAAGCACCGGCCCCCAATGCACCAACGCCAGCGGCGAAAGCTGCAGCAACACCGCCCGCAGAGCCTGAAGTTCGCGCAACCGCCACAGCTGCAGCAACGCCAACCCCGCAGCCTGTTGACGCCACCGCCCCTAAAAGCATTACGCCAGCTGCTGAACCAGCACCAGCGACGGCACCTGCCGTTGCGGAGCCTCAGGTCGCAGCGCTGTCTCCGCCCGCACCTGTTGTGGTCTTGCCTGATCCAGACCCTGCCATTCTGCGCGTCCTCTTCGACGAAAACACCGCCGCCATCATCGGCTCTGCCCGCAGCGACCTGGACGCCATCGGTGAATCGCTACGCTACGACCCGCGACGCATTGAGCTGAAAGCCTATGGCGGTGAACCGGGCGACAAGGCCAGCGAAGCCCGCCGCATCTCCCTGAAACGCGGCCTTGCAGTGCGCGCCTATTTGATAGGTCTGGGCATCGACAGCCGCCGGATCGACGTGCGCGCCCTTGGCGGCGTCACGGATTCAGGCTCTGCCGACCGCGTGGACGTGGCCTATTCCGGCACCTGA
- a CDS encoding peptidoglycan -binding protein translates to MPLASRRIRQGQADYWPGFVDAMATLLLVIIFLLSIFMLSQFYLSQAITGKDSALESLRAQISQLTDLLALEQLRTSELETSLTAMTASLASAEEEQARLSGLLLSAEAGGDEANALRAELTEQEKLTAEAQAQVELFNQQLAALRSQLASLEAALEAAEAKDKANQTQIADLGRRLNSALAQKVQELARARSEFFGRLRVALGNRDDIQIVGDRFVFQSEVFFDSGSAALNPAGQTELNKIATAIREIAGDVPDDINWVLRIDGHSDSQPISTPEFPSNWHLSAGRAISVVRYLINQGVPPNRLLAAGFGEFQPLADGASTDDLRRNRRIEFKLTER, encoded by the coding sequence ATGCCTCTTGCGTCTCGTCGCATACGGCAGGGTCAGGCGGACTACTGGCCCGGCTTCGTGGATGCCATGGCCACGCTGCTGCTGGTCATCATCTTCCTGTTGTCGATCTTCATGCTGTCGCAGTTCTATCTGAGCCAGGCAATCACCGGTAAGGACTCAGCGCTGGAATCCCTGCGTGCACAGATCAGTCAGCTGACGGACCTTCTGGCGCTTGAGCAATTGCGCACCAGCGAACTTGAAACATCACTCACGGCCATGACGGCATCCCTCGCCAGCGCCGAAGAAGAACAGGCGCGCCTCTCTGGCCTACTGCTCAGCGCTGAAGCGGGGGGCGATGAAGCCAACGCGTTGCGCGCCGAACTGACCGAGCAGGAAAAACTGACAGCGGAAGCACAGGCGCAGGTTGAATTGTTCAACCAGCAACTTGCTGCCTTGCGCAGCCAGCTTGCAAGCCTTGAAGCCGCTCTGGAAGCTGCCGAAGCAAAAGACAAGGCCAACCAGACGCAGATCGCTGATCTGGGCCGCAGGCTCAACTCGGCCCTCGCCCAGAAAGTGCAGGAGCTTGCCCGCGCCAGGTCGGAATTCTTTGGTCGCCTGCGCGTGGCACTTGGCAACCGGGATGACATTCAGATCGTCGGTGACAGGTTCGTGTTCCAGTCTGAGGTGTTTTTTGACTCCGGCTCCGCCGCCCTGAACCCCGCGGGCCAGACTGAACTCAACAAGATTGCCACCGCCATTCGTGAGATCGCCGGTGATGTACCCGATGACATCAACTGGGTCCTGCGCATTGACGGCCACTCGGACTCGCAGCCCATTTCAACGCCGGAGTTTCCATCCAACTGGCACCTGTCCGCCGGACGAGCCATTTCCGTTGTGCGTTATCTGATCAATCAGGGCGTGCCGCCCAATCGGCTTCTGGCAGCTGGCTTTGGTGAGTTTCAGCCTCTCGCCGACGGCGCAAGCACAGACGATCTACGCCGCAACCGTCGTATCGAGTTCAAACTGACCGAACGCTAA
- a CDS encoding strictosidine synthase family protein produces MRKILWILLLLAVVAVARLAWVMVPVSGAFASLEETLVDQCTRVEVAPGTEDVTIDPETRIAFVSAAERRDPSLPAGGIYALSLDGGLDPILVSGDAPDDFRPHGISLWSDGAGTKRLFVINHPKAGGHVVEIFDVGAGGALTHVKGVSFDEMHSPNDLVAVSAEAFYASNDRGFMDGLMAQFETYFALPFSSAVYWDGENGSAAVSSLAFANGINVSADGETVYIAEFLRHQVGVYDRDVATGALTQTRVLPVGTGADNIEIAEDGALWIGAHPKAFDFLAHAEDPAAIAPSQVIRVDPETGDVEQVLIDLSGKLSGSSVGAVNGNTLVVGAVFDPAVLVCPLP; encoded by the coding sequence ATGCGCAAAATTCTCTGGATTCTTCTTCTTTTGGCCGTCGTGGCGGTTGCCCGCCTGGCGTGGGTCATGGTGCCGGTTTCTGGCGCATTTGCCTCACTTGAGGAGACCCTGGTTGACCAGTGCACGCGTGTCGAGGTCGCGCCGGGGACGGAAGATGTCACGATCGATCCTGAGACACGCATCGCGTTTGTGTCCGCTGCAGAACGGCGCGACCCCAGTTTGCCTGCCGGTGGCATCTACGCCCTGAGCCTTGATGGCGGTCTGGACCCTATTCTTGTTTCAGGCGATGCACCGGATGATTTCCGCCCCCATGGCATAAGCCTCTGGTCAGACGGTGCTGGTACGAAGCGCCTGTTCGTCATCAACCATCCCAAGGCTGGTGGTCATGTGGTGGAGATTTTTGATGTCGGTGCCGGAGGCGCACTCACCCATGTCAAAGGTGTGTCGTTCGATGAGATGCACTCACCCAATGATCTGGTGGCCGTCTCTGCCGAGGCTTTCTACGCCTCCAATGACCGGGGCTTCATGGACGGCCTCATGGCGCAGTTTGAAACCTACTTTGCGTTGCCCTTCTCCAGTGCTGTTTACTGGGATGGTGAAAACGGCAGCGCAGCCGTTTCCAGTCTTGCCTTCGCCAATGGCATCAATGTCAGCGCGGACGGCGAGACCGTTTACATCGCCGAATTCCTTCGCCATCAGGTCGGTGTCTATGACCGTGACGTGGCGACGGGTGCTCTGACGCAGACACGGGTTCTGCCGGTCGGGACGGGCGCTGACAATATCGAGATTGCTGAAGATGGGGCGCTGTGGATTGGCGCTCACCCCAAAGCGTTCGATTTTCTGGCCCATGCGGAAGACCCCGCAGCAATCGCGCCCTCACAGGTCATTCGCGTTGATCCTGAAACCGGTGACGTTGAGCAGGTCCTGATTGACCTCAGTGGGAAGCTTTCAGGTTCAAGTGTGGGTGCCGTGAATGGCAACACGCTTGTGGTTGGTGCGGTGTTTGACCCAGCCGTGCTGGTTTGCCCGCTGCCATAG
- a CDS encoding strictosidine synthase family protein, which translates to MNRFLKIALILVAVVVVLASAFYVRTMNWMGEFTTITRKFDGESCTRVQGVPGPEDVAIDRSRGIAYISAYDRRLASSDDPGASGVRGGIYVMDLTADAAGLFLRPITPLMPEAFRPHGISLFTAADGTRTLMAVNHPGGDDHTVEIFDLSDDDVLTHRRTVRDPLIMSPNDVAAVSPEAFYVTNDHDRPGQDGRTMAALFASPITTVVYHDGSASQVVADELALANGVAVSGDMSKVYVAELLARTLHIFDRDAATGELTLSDQVFLGTGVDNIDVAEDGALWIGAHPQLATFGEHAADPANLSPSQIVVVRQFEGGGGEASTAYLDDGSEISASSVGATFKNLLVIGAVFDPAVLVCDMGGDVAAPSAAAGQN; encoded by the coding sequence ATGAACCGGTTTTTGAAGATCGCACTTATTCTGGTGGCGGTGGTTGTGGTGCTGGCAAGCGCCTTTTACGTGCGCACCATGAACTGGATGGGCGAGTTCACCACCATCACGCGCAAGTTCGACGGCGAAAGCTGCACGAGGGTGCAGGGTGTTCCCGGCCCTGAAGATGTGGCGATCGATCGGTCGCGCGGCATTGCCTATATCTCGGCCTATGACCGCCGTCTTGCGTCAAGTGACGACCCCGGCGCGAGTGGCGTGCGCGGTGGCATTTATGTCATGGACCTCACCGCAGATGCGGCGGGGCTGTTCCTGCGGCCGATTACACCGCTGATGCCCGAAGCATTCCGCCCCCACGGCATTTCGCTTTTCACTGCAGCGGACGGCACGCGTACATTGATGGCTGTCAACCATCCAGGTGGGGATGATCATACTGTCGAAATTTTTGACCTCTCGGATGACGATGTCCTGACTCACCGGCGCACGGTTCGTGATCCGTTGATCATGTCGCCCAATGATGTGGCAGCGGTGTCGCCTGAGGCTTTTTATGTGACCAACGACCATGATCGTCCGGGTCAGGATGGCCGGACCATGGCGGCACTGTTTGCCTCTCCAATCACAACGGTCGTCTACCATGATGGCAGTGCGTCGCAAGTTGTTGCTGACGAACTTGCGCTTGCCAATGGCGTTGCCGTGTCGGGTGACATGTCCAAGGTCTATGTCGCTGAGCTTCTTGCCCGGACGCTTCATATCTTCGACCGCGATGCAGCCACCGGTGAGCTGACCCTGTCAGACCAGGTGTTTCTGGGGACAGGTGTCGACAATATTGACGTCGCCGAAGATGGCGCGCTTTGGATTGGGGCTCACCCGCAGTTGGCGACGTTTGGTGAGCATGCGGCTGACCCGGCCAATCTCAGCCCCAGCCAGATTGTCGTTGTCCGCCAGTTTGAAGGTGGTGGCGGTGAAGCATCGACAGCGTATCTCGATGATGGCTCTGAAATTTCAGCATCGTCGGTTGGCGCAACCTTCAAGAACCTTCTGGTCATAGGCGCGGTCTTTGATCCGGCGGTGCTGGTGTGTGACATGGGCGGCGATGTGGCAGCTCCGTCTGCCGCTGCCGGACAGAACTGA
- a CDS encoding ABC transporter transmembrane domain-containing protein, producing MSSPNPDSRPRGRGVGPLASLWPLVMNYPWQLFGAFVALIAAAAATLAIGVGMRVVVDEGFSVESTESIDRAFALLMVVAVAMAIASAARYFFVTRLGERVTADLRAKVFGNLLTLAPEFYEKVRTGEILSRLTADTTLVRTVLTSSMSVALRNAILFVGGSIMAVYTAPGLSALVLVALPVIVLPLIGFGRLIRGLSRTSQDRLADTGAFASEALQAIKVVQSFNHEDHDRQRYTGVVEKAFDAARRHVAARSVMTAVVIALAFASIVAVLWMGARAVVEGDMTGGTLTQFVFYAILCATSMAALSEVWGEFQMAAGAAERLSELLNAESEIPVANNPTALPIPSKGQVTFEDVGFRYPLRPEASAMTGFSLDVSPGETVALVGPSGAGKSTVFQLLLRFYDPQTGRIKIDGVDLKDADPEDFRRRIAFVPQETVVFGTSVRDNIAYGRPDATKEEVLAAAKAAHADEFIQQMPDGYDTELGERGVTLSGGQRQRLVIARALLRDAPILLLDEATSALDSESEALVQAALDRLMAGRTVLVIAHRLATVTKADRIIVMDGGRIVAQGTHAELVAQGGLYGRLARLQFDLDRSQDVSGLEKEASQLAPGHAAAGS from the coding sequence ATTTCGAGCCCAAATCCTGACAGCCGTCCCCGGGGGCGGGGTGTTGGGCCATTAGCAAGCCTGTGGCCCTTGGTAATGAATTACCCCTGGCAACTCTTTGGCGCATTTGTTGCGCTGATTGCCGCGGCGGCGGCCACCTTGGCAATTGGCGTTGGCATGCGGGTCGTGGTGGACGAGGGATTTTCTGTCGAGAGCACAGAATCCATCGACAGGGCTTTTGCGCTGCTGATGGTGGTGGCGGTTGCCATGGCTATTGCGTCTGCTGCTCGATATTTCTTTGTGACCCGGCTTGGGGAGCGGGTAACCGCAGACCTGCGGGCAAAGGTTTTTGGAAATCTCCTCACCCTTGCTCCTGAGTTCTATGAAAAGGTTCGGACCGGCGAAATCCTCTCCCGCCTGACTGCCGATACAACACTGGTGAGAACCGTCCTTACCTCCAGCATGTCGGTTGCTTTGCGAAACGCCATTTTGTTCGTCGGCGGATCAATCATGGCGGTTTATACAGCGCCGGGGTTGAGTGCACTCGTCCTCGTTGCTCTGCCAGTCATTGTGTTGCCACTTATCGGCTTTGGACGACTTATCCGCGGCCTTTCCAGGACCTCTCAGGATCGCCTTGCTGACACCGGAGCATTCGCATCCGAGGCGCTGCAGGCAATCAAAGTTGTGCAAAGTTTCAACCATGAGGACCATGACCGGCAACGCTATACCGGTGTCGTCGAAAAAGCGTTTGACGCAGCTCGACGTCATGTCGCCGCACGATCGGTCATGACAGCGGTTGTGATTGCATTGGCATTTGCGAGCATTGTTGCTGTGTTGTGGATGGGTGCTCGTGCGGTGGTTGAAGGTGACATGACGGGTGGCACGCTTACCCAGTTTGTCTTCTACGCGATCCTGTGCGCCACCAGCATGGCGGCGCTGAGCGAAGTCTGGGGTGAGTTCCAGATGGCGGCGGGTGCGGCAGAGAGACTGTCTGAACTGCTGAACGCCGAGTCCGAAATCCCGGTTGCAAATAACCCGACCGCGCTGCCAATACCGTCGAAGGGGCAGGTGACGTTTGAGGATGTCGGGTTCCGCTATCCGTTGCGGCCTGAGGCATCGGCAATGACCGGCTTCTCGCTGGATGTGTCGCCGGGGGAAACCGTGGCGCTTGTCGGCCCCTCCGGCGCTGGCAAAAGCACGGTCTTTCAGCTGCTGCTGCGGTTCTATGACCCCCAGACAGGCCGCATCAAGATTGATGGTGTTGATCTCAAGGATGCTGACCCTGAGGACTTCCGGCGGCGCATTGCCTTCGTGCCTCAGGAGACGGTGGTGTTTGGCACCAGTGTTCGCGACAACATCGCCTATGGGCGACCTGATGCAACGAAAGAGGAAGTGCTGGCAGCTGCCAAGGCCGCCCACGCCGACGAGTTCATTCAGCAGATGCCGGATGGCTACGATACGGAACTTGGTGAGCGCGGCGTGACACTGTCCGGTGGTCAGCGGCAGCGGCTTGTGATTGCGCGGGCATTGCTCAGGGATGCGCCCATTCTACTTCTGGATGAAGCCACAAGCGCGCTGGATTCAGAAAGTGAGGCTCTGGTGCAGGCTGCGCTGGACCGGCTCATGGCCGGGCGCACAGTGCTGGTGATTGCGCACCGCCTTGCGACGGTCACAAAGGCAGACAGAATCATTGTTATGGATGGTGGGCGCATCGTGGCGCAGGGCACACATGCAGAACTTGTTGCGCAGGGTGGGCTATATGGCCGGCTTGCACGATTGCAGTTTGATCTGGATAGGTCACAGGACGTATCCGGCCTAGAAAAAGAAGCATCCCAACTGGCACCAGGCCATGCAGCTGCGGGCAGCTAG
- the rpmE gene encoding 50S ribosomal protein L31: MKPDIHPEYHMITVVMNDGTEYQTKSTYGKPGDRLVLDIDPTTHPAWTGGEQRLLDRGGRLSRFKDKYKGFV; encoded by the coding sequence ATGAAGCCAGATATCCACCCGGAATACCACATGATCACAGTGGTCATGAACGACGGCACCGAGTACCAGACCAAGTCAACCTACGGCAAACCAGGCGACCGTCTGGTGCTGGACATTGACCCAACGACGCACCCGGCTTGGACCGGTGGCGAGCAGCGTCTGCTCGACCGTGGCGGACGCCTGTCCCGCTTCAAGGACAAGTACAAGGGCTTCGTTTAG
- a CDS encoding DUF1465 family protein, which produces MGTVDGKLNDVSMLGSVRNFAETAQFEQMFKDGMGMVEEAASYLDGEGRDHAKTLSRKGALAYAAESMRLTTRLMQVASWLLVQRAVARNEMTVTEARTQRYRLGAKELCYARPIEGADELPHPLADMIARSRRLYARVDRLDKMMHGDASEVEPKTAVARQLSKIESAFRQMKAEDRLH; this is translated from the coding sequence ATGGGCACGGTAGACGGCAAACTTAACGATGTGAGCATGCTTGGCAGTGTGCGGAACTTTGCTGAAACAGCGCAGTTTGAGCAGATGTTCAAAGACGGTATGGGCATGGTCGAAGAGGCTGCGTCCTATCTGGATGGCGAGGGGCGGGATCACGCCAAGACGCTGTCTCGCAAGGGCGCGCTGGCCTATGCGGCGGAAAGCATGCGTCTCACGACCCGCCTGATGCAGGTGGCATCATGGCTGCTCGTGCAGCGGGCGGTCGCGCGGAATGAAATGACAGTCACTGAAGCACGGACGCAGCGGTATCGGCTTGGTGCCAAAGAGCTTTGTTACGCCCGGCCTATTGAAGGGGCAGACGAGCTTCCCCATCCACTGGCGGACATGATTGCCCGGTCACGCCGGCTCTATGCCCGTGTGGACCGTCTCGACAAGATGATGCATGGGGATGCGTCCGAGGTTGAGCCCAAGACCGCTGTGGCGCGTCAATTGTCCAAGATTGAAAGTGCCTTTCGCCAGATGAAGGCGGAAGACCGCCTGCATTAG
- a CDS encoding DUF1192 domain-containing protein: protein MQDDDLPPPPILSLTKAEIEDLSVPELEERIVALEAEIVRVRDVIATKQDSKSAAEAVFGKS from the coding sequence ATGCAGGATGATGACCTTCCGCCCCCACCCATTCTCAGCCTGACGAAGGCTGAAATCGAGGACCTGTCGGTGCCGGAGCTTGAGGAGCGCATTGTGGCGCTGGAAGCTGAGATCGTGCGCGTGCGGGATGTAATCGCAACCAAGCAGGACAGCAAATCTGCCGCGGAGGCCGTATTCGGCAAGAGCTAG
- a CDS encoding NAD(P)H-quinone oxidoreductase — protein sequence MTNVPATMNAVEISEFGGPDVLKLTECMTPQLAHGEVLIKVAAAGVNRGDCVQRMGFYPAPPGASDLPGLEVSGTLAAIGPGVSLWKEGDEVCALMAGGGYAEYAVVHEGSVLPRPEGVSLVEAAALPETVMTVWTNVFEDGQLRPGETLLIHGGSSGIGTTAIQLASTLGVKVIATAGSADKCKACEDLGAVRAINYREEDFVEVVKEVTDGKGADVILDMVGGDYVARNIEAAARQGRIVNIAYMSGSRVEVDLLPLMLKRLTLRGSTLRARDVAEKARLTSEVRMHVWPLIEAGRIKAVVDDTYPLADASKAHERMESSGHVGKILLTP from the coding sequence ATGACAAACGTCCCCGCCACAATGAATGCCGTTGAAATTTCAGAGTTCGGCGGCCCGGATGTGCTGAAGCTGACCGAGTGCATGACCCCGCAGCTAGCGCACGGCGAAGTGCTGATCAAGGTTGCTGCGGCGGGCGTCAATCGCGGTGACTGCGTCCAACGCATGGGCTTTTATCCAGCCCCTCCCGGCGCTTCGGACCTTCCCGGACTGGAAGTATCGGGAACCCTTGCAGCGATCGGTCCGGGCGTTTCGCTGTGGAAGGAAGGTGACGAGGTCTGCGCACTGATGGCCGGCGGCGGCTACGCGGAATATGCCGTGGTCCATGAGGGCAGCGTGCTTCCCAGGCCTGAAGGCGTGTCACTGGTGGAGGCCGCAGCCCTGCCTGAAACCGTCATGACTGTGTGGACCAATGTCTTTGAAGACGGCCAGCTCCGGCCCGGTGAAACGCTTTTGATCCATGGCGGGTCTTCAGGGATCGGCACCACCGCGATCCAGCTTGCCTCGACCTTGGGCGTCAAGGTCATTGCGACAGCTGGTAGCGCAGACAAGTGCAAGGCCTGCGAAGATCTGGGCGCTGTTCGTGCCATCAACTATCGCGAAGAAGACTTCGTGGAGGTCGTCAAGGAGGTGACCGACGGCAAGGGCGCTGACGTCATCCTCGACATGGTGGGCGGAGACTACGTTGCCCGCAACATCGAAGCCGCCGCCCGACAGGGCCGCATCGTCAACATCGCCTATATGTCCGGCTCCCGGGTGGAGGTGGATCTTCTGCCGCTCATGCTCAAACGCCTGACCCTGCGCGGGTCAACTCTGCGAGCACGCGACGTGGCTGAAAAGGCAAGGCTGACGTCAGAGGTCCGGATGCATGTCTGGCCATTGATCGAGGCCGGACGCATCAAGGCCGTGGTTGATGACACCTACCCGCTGGCAGACGCCTCCAAAGCCCACGAACGCATGGAATCTTCAGGCCACGTGGGCAAAATCCTGCTGACGCCATAA
- a CDS encoding DUF1013 domain-containing protein, whose protein sequence is MTAPLMPKATAVWLVDNTALTFDQIAAFCGLHPLEVKGIADGDVAMGIKGQDPVTAGQITRDEIKRGEEDTSYELKILESKHDLPEPKKGRKGPRYTPLSRRQERPDAIAWLVRYHPELTDGQIGKLVGTTKPTIQSIRDRSHWNMSNINPVDPVTLGLSTQIELDAAVQKAGRRLEREAKKAGKSVEDLGKLAPATQALADAAAGITPDGDGDFGQVLDPSGSDSQDAPDARDGNRPDVDSVFSSLGGSTVAPEEEDDTPPQG, encoded by the coding sequence ATGACCGCTCCTCTTATGCCCAAAGCCACTGCCGTTTGGCTGGTGGACAACACCGCCCTTACCTTTGACCAGATCGCAGCCTTTTGCGGCCTGCACCCGCTGGAAGTGAAGGGCATTGCTGACGGCGACGTTGCCATGGGCATCAAGGGTCAGGATCCGGTCACAGCCGGGCAGATCACCCGCGACGAAATCAAGCGCGGCGAAGAAGACACGTCCTATGAGCTGAAGATTCTGGAATCGAAGCATGACCTGCCAGAGCCCAAAAAGGGCCGCAAGGGACCACGCTACACGCCCCTGTCCCGCCGTCAGGAACGTCCGGACGCCATTGCATGGCTCGTGCGCTATCACCCGGAACTGACAGACGGCCAGATCGGCAAGCTGGTTGGCACCACCAAGCCAACCATTCAGTCGATCCGCGACCGCTCTCACTGGAACATGTCCAACATCAACCCGGTCGATCCGGTGACGCTGGGCCTGTCCACGCAGATCGAGCTTGATGCAGCCGTTCAGAAGGCAGGCCGCCGTCTTGAGCGCGAAGCCAAGAAGGCCGGCAAGTCCGTGGAAGATCTCGGCAAGCTTGCCCCGGCCACGCAGGCACTCGCGGACGCCGCAGCAGGCATCACGCCAGATGGCGACGGCGACTTTGGTCAGGTACTTGATCCATCAGGAAGCGACAGTCAGGACGCACCGGATGCGCGTGACGGGAATCGCCCTGATGTTGATTCAGTCTTCTCAAGCCTTGGCGGCAGCACCGTTGCCCCTGAGGAAGAAGACGACACGCCTCCTCAAGGCTAA